In the Salvia miltiorrhiza cultivar Shanhuang (shh) chromosome 8, IMPLAD_Smil_shh, whole genome shotgun sequence genome, TTAGGAAACATAGTTTCCTTGTGGGACTCATCCCACACATTTCTGGACACCCACACTGGCTTCCCCCACCCCAAATCCACCTCGTACACACCCATATTCGCCCAGCTCGTGAAACATATCCACTTACCTTCTTCCGGCATCTCATTCCTCCATTTCTCCAAACATCCACCCTCCACTCGTCTCACAAACTCCCCATCGATCTTTCTTATCTCCTTCTTCCCCTCCCACACCAACTCTTTCAACTCCTCCTCAGGGTTGCTGCACACGGCCGTCGCCACCCACAAGAAATTGCCGAAACTGTCGTCCGGGAAAGGCGGCGCTGCCCGTCTCCGCAGGTTGACCGCGTGACTCATCAGGAAGGGTTTCCCGGCGGAATCAGCAGCTGCCGCAGCCATGAAGGATTTCCATATCACGGCGGTCACCACGTCCACGCGCGATGGGGTGGCACCGCCGCTACTCAGCTCCGCCTTGAGAATGGATAGAGCCGAGGCGTTGAAAACGTATCTTCTCATCACGAACTTCCCAACGCTCCAGTATTTCATCAAATTGTAGACTGGGACTAAGTTCCTCGGCAGTGATGGCTTCTGTGGGAACGAAGATTGCGCGATGCAGTTCAAGGTGGAAACTTGATCGCACCCTCTTGCATTGGCTGCCCAACATCGGAGAAATGTGGAGATTGAATTTAAGTCTGCAACGCAATGATCGAACATGATAGACATGGCGATGCCGCCGCAATCGAAGCAGTTCAACCGAATCACCATCACGTTATCGCCGGGACACGGCGGTTTCTCTGGGTTGCATCCACCGGGAAGGAATTTGTTCATCAACtcaatattagggttttgaagaAAGTCTCTGATTTCGCCTTTCACCTTCGCCACATAGAATACAAGGCCTTGGTCGTTGCAGTCTACAGACAAGGCGTCTCTCACGACTCCGGCCAACGGATAAAAGGTGGCCAGAGTTTGAGAAAGTGAATCCTTTAGATGCTGTAGGCTgctgccgccgctgctgccggAGAAGAATAAAATTACTGAGGCGTAGGCATGAAGCACCAACTGATCGAGCAGGGAGATCTTGTAGATTCTAAGGTGATGAGGTGTTGCTGAAGCCGGCTTTATTTTCTCCATTGAAATCATCTCgcattccattttttttttttttctacctTTTTAGTTACTCATCAGCTTAGTTATTAATCCCCCTTTTAAATAGAGTAATTGTCCATAGCTTTGAGAATAGTCAGGCCAAATTAGATCGATATGAATTGAATGACATATAGCTATACAAGACAATATACAGCTACTTACGTACACTTTATTTATGATCATCAATATTTTTCATCAACTACTTTTGCATTAAAATATGAACTCTTTATCTATAATTATAAAGACACAATATGATACtaattaacataaaataaaaaaaaatctaatatcGCAGACTCTACGTATAACTACACTTTAATTGCAGGTTGGGCGGCATTTAAATGATTTCTTCAATACATATGAAACAATTAACTTGTACAAAAAAGCTAGAGTTAATTCCAGCCAACAATAGGATCCCTAGCCCTAGGGACAGTTAGGCTTGGAGTTCTCGATTAAAATAGACACCAAATCTGTTTTCTCTAGCTTTCAAATTAGGGCATGTACGTCGTAACAAAAAAATCGTAACCCCTTAATTATCTACATCTATACTAATTAATCGTTAAACTTTGGGCACTAATATAAATAGCATATTATATctcaattatatatttaattttaagggtaattaattatgtaaatgaTGTTCTCTTTGTCCCATAAGAAAGtagtatcattttttttttcatttttgtccGTCACTCAAAAATATATCACTTTCATTTTAATTAGGACATGACCCTATATATTATCTACCACACattatcctttttttttaaatagtggGTCCCTTACTCCACTCAACATATTATCTATCAAATATTTCTGAAAACTCGTGTAATCCCCCAAGTGGTACTCTCTtatgggacagatggagtattatatatttataaaaatatattaatttatgagATATTAGAATactacaaaaatatattaattaattacattacCTCATCCAAAATCTATTTATATATCTAGAACTCTTTATAGAATACTGAAGAAGATAGGATCCCTAGGGACAATTAGGCTTGGAGTTCTCGATTAAAATAGACATCAAATCTGTTTTCTCTAGCTTTCAAATTAGggcatctattatataataggattaagccttaacctatgtggcatatctaaaatctcaccatttcaaaatttaccatatataatcttcatcatttattaattaattaactattacattccatataaagatccattaatcttaataaatataattaataataaatgtatatatatatatatctataatattaacttacatatagtctaaattgataaattttattatttattttatctcgataaaaattaatcttaataaatataattaataataaatttatacatatataataataaattttattatcattaacttacatataatctaaattaataaattttattatttattttatctcggtaaaaattagatttacatgtctgacaagaaaaaaattataaatgattttaattgaatgttagtgattagatgtatatttgttattaattttatatttctcaaaagtgtgtatatatattatatgtatatatatatatatatatataatatttatcttcttaattttcaataaaatcaattttaaattgaatttgaattgagacatgcacgcgtatgtaaattataaacgggtcaggtcattgatttacatgtttgaataataaggcacaaattctataacctgattactttaaaacaaaatcgtattttatgtctatcaaaataattaaaattttatttttttttatgaaatatatccgtacattttatttgtatagggaagaaaaatatatttttcatatctaaaaactttatttgtttcagtttcgtaaataataataataataataataataataataataataataataataataataataataataataataataataataataataataataataataataataataataataatgataataatagatagatagatagataaattatgaaattagtaatgcataaatgaagaatttagataaagaacaatagaggatatgatgttaaaatacattaaaaatctttaattatgtattaaatttaaaataatctcaatcgagtgaataattcatataaattacctcatttcacattgattttttttataaggtttcactaaaataaaacttatacaagaagaagcccttgctctccaaattaaaatatctatatttaattggtggaatgattgagactaatacaatttgaattgctccaagcgagatgattcttggaactcaattataatctttgaagctaattaataatgcataaaagtttgtcaagattttttcaagttccatacaaaatgatgtttacaagttagttatgatattaaaagctccaaatcatacaatctcacaagtcaaatttgatttttaaacctccaaatagtgatgttaaaaaaattgacgcataaaagttcattttttgtattttaagtctaaacgagatgatgctcaaaagtctggtattcaaacattagatgtcgtcttccgggctttagatgatgatatgatcctacaaggTGGTTCAGACAAGATGATGTTCAGAtgaaaaaaaatcttcaatattgacattttttcaaaatattaataaataaaaatttatattaaaagaatatttcttattttaacaaaaggttaacatttaattggggaatatgattcagattaatataatttcaactatattaccttaaagttagagccagagccaagtcgccagattcagagtcagagctaagtcgttagagtcagagccagagccaaatcgccagatctAGAGTaagagctaagctattggagccagagcgtggagccacacgccagagacaattcgccagaaggcggagctacttagcagagcggagccaaagagtagaagtctgccccaaggaaggaaatacagagctactagacagagcgggatgatgaggacagaatccagctctgtaattaggggacaacgacctgacaagttataatctaataatagccttaattagtttaatggcgagcatgcgaaatagatgaccaaacgaatttactactttaccccgactgtaatgtctataaatacctacgatgatgaaataaagcacacgctctctcttttactgctttaagaactcttctctttcctttctctctagagtttgaactaataaaattatatacataaataaaatatctaaattgttagagttatgtttgttagatagttgacaattggagtcatggttgaatataatttcatatttgatgatgctctctcaaactctagatgagatgatgctcaaaactccagacgagatgatgctctttcaagttttagacgagatgattctctttcaagtttcagacaagatgatgctcaaaagttagaggtgatctgtcaaatctgcgacgagatgatgcccacaacttggttggtcttaaaactccaaatgatacgatgttcgataaatcaattatggtcttttaaatatcaggcgagattattttcataattagttatgcttttagaagttcggatttatatgatactcacaattcaattatgatttttcaaactccatataaaattatggtcaaaaggcaaaaaataaaaataaaaaattgaacaaaattaataaatcttgtaacaacaaatgcaacaaatcaatcctccattatacctatgtcaaatttatatgtatttctactctttttttttcttacgcgtcaattttttataaaatttcatagggaaaattgcacctaaatacacaaactttgtcgaaaatccatatttgacgcgaagttaggattttacattttaatacaccaatttaagaagttgttcaattttgacacaattttgaattccggcgaccgggatattgacgtggcagccggaatcgccacgtcacacacacacacacactccactctctctctcacaccccactctctctctctctctccacacgtcagctcccccaccccacccctccCCCACCGGTCAGACCCTCCTCCTCCCCACACCGCCGTCGCACCCACCGCCGCCCCTGCTCtctccaccaccacacctcttccgTGAAGGTTGCCGCCTCTCCGGCCACCGCTGTCGCCTCGCCCTCAATTCTCGGTGAGCCCACAATTTCAGTCGCCGCTGCTTGTATATCAAGCAACAGCGCCACCTGAAACCCTAGGCCCCAAATTGTGGCCACGATTTCCGGCGAGCAGCAGCGATCCCCCGCCATCGTCTACAACCTTCCGGAGACCGACGGGCATGGCGACTCAGCGTACTGCAGTGCCTTTGACGAGGAGAGCGAGTTCGACTGGGAGTCGAGATCGTCGACCTGACCCGAGGTCTCGGCGCCGGTGGACGCAAGGGCAAAGCGGGCGGCGGCAACCTGGATCTCGATCTTGGGCGGATTTTCGGGGAAATTGAACTTGGTGTTGCCCAGATCTTCGCCGAAGGCACACGCCGCCTTATCCACCATGGTCAATCGGCGGCGGCGACCTGGATCTCAGTAGTAGAGGGCGGCTGGGGGCTCGACGGCAGCGGTGTGGGGAGGAGGAGGGTCCGACCGGGGTGGCTGGGGGGTGAGCTgacgtgtggagagagagagagagagtggggtgtgagagagagagagtggagtgtgtgtgtgtgtgtgtgacgtggcgattccggctgccacgtcaatatcccggtcgccggaattcaaaattgtgtcaaaattgaacaacttcttaaattggtgtattaaaatgtaaaatcctaacttcgcgtcaaatatggattttcgacaaagtttgtgtatttaggtgcaattttcccaatttcatatgaaaactgatgggtatttttatgatctcaacaaaattaataatttaattactaaaagttgttgagattaatataatttaaaatgtattactaatttaatttaattaattatataaataatttacataaaaatttattttatataattatcataagaataacataaaatatataaattacaagaaaatatgtacccgtcgaatttcgacgggtaatacactagtgtACGTCGTAACAAAAAAATCGTAACCCCTTAATTATCTACATCTATACTAATTAATCGTTAAACTTTGGGCACTAAGATAAATAGCATATTATATctcaattatatatttaattttaagggtAATTATGTAAATGATGTTCTCTTTGTCCCATAAGAAAGtagtatcatttttttttttcatttttgtccGTCACTCAAAAATATATCACTTTCATTTTAATTAGGACATGACcctacactacaaaaaaacgtacgattaccgacggcaaaatgccaTCGGTAATAAGGCACGGCCGCCGGTGATAAaggttaccggcggcaactcgccgtcgctaaccggctcgtcggtaacgccattaccgacggcgatcggccgccgccggcaattaacggcggcgaagccgccgacatttccgccgttaaataccggcgttgaacggcggagagttgccgaaaaattaccgacggcaaatgccgtcggtaattagcagcggcgagatcaccgtcggtaatttccaccggacggtggtggcgcacacgccagagttgttcaaggtattaccgagggcaaaatgccgtcggtaattaccgacggcatttgccctcggtaatattttttattttattttattttattttattttattttatttatttattttattttattttattttattttatttatttattttattgtatatccacaatttatttcggtatttatacagtattgcataatttagacgaacttcccagtcggtcacccgtcttagttgtgctctaagtcaagcacgtttaaccttgaagttcttttcgaatggtcacgagtacagaacactcgtattattgatatatatagtatctattaattcatttaaagtctacttcaatgagattagtgatgattgatgagtgaatcactaatcaaattaacattcttaagttataattataagatatttaccaagaatcttgaattcttagtaataatattagattagtgttgattgatgagtgaatcactaatgaaattaacattattaagttataattataagtttcttagattcttagtaataatcttagattagtgatgagtgatgagtaaatcactaatcaaattaacattattaagttataattataagtttctcactaacaattttgaatgcttagcaataatattagagtagtgatgattgatgagtgaatcactaatcaaattaacattcttaagttataattataagattcttactaagaatattgaattcttaagtaatatcttacattagtgatgagtgatgtgtgaatcactaatcaaattaacattattaagttataattataagtttcttactaataatcttgaatgcttagtaataatattagattagtgatgattgatgagtggatcactaatcaaattaacattcttaagttataattataagtttcttgctaggaatcttgaattcttagtaataatctttgattagtaataatcaatgtttaaattttcacttgtatttcaatatatatttaattttaatgtttttgtatttaatttaattataagattagtgatgattgatgagtggatCACTAATCAAGTGGATCACTAATCAATATATCTTTGaccaatttattagatgataaatgaaaaaaaaataaaaaaaaataaaaaaaaaataaaaaaaataaaaaaattaccgacggcgtttgccgtcggtaattagcggcagaaaaatgccgtcggtaattttggccggacggcggtggtgctatcgccggatgtcaccggcggtggtgattagcggcggcctcttgccgccggtaaatagcgacggcaacgccgtcggtaataaataatttgtatttaaattaacatatatttaaattagcgacggcacaaccgccgctaattagcggcggttgttttgccgtcggtaatgcgccggtaataggcaaaaggcgggtcgccgtttttgccgccgccgtgccgtcggtaattgccaGCGGCGGCTTCGCCGTCGCTAATTTTGGCCGCTATtttcgcgtttttttgtagtgttataTATTATCTACCACacattatcattttttaaaaaaaatagtgggTCCCTTACTCCACTCAACATATTATCTATTAAATATTTCTGAAAACTCGTGTAATCCCCCAAGTGGTACTCTCTtacgggacagagggagtattatatatttataaaaatatattaatttatgagATATTAGAATActacaaaaatattaattaattacattacCTCATCCAAAATCTATTTATATATCTAGAACTCTTTATAGAATACTGAAGAAGATAACATcactattatataaaaaaatatggtaCATTTCACGTATGCACATGTACATAAATATTATCATACCTTGATATGTATGTGTTTGAAAATTTAGTATgaatgataattttttaaaaaaatatatagtaaaatctctataaattaataactttggAACATaagaattttattaatttagagaGAAATTGatatatcaataaattaataaatttttaatatgtaGAGTGTTTTCTTaatttaagaaattataatgtgtaaaaataagttataagagataatatttttttaagcgAAAAAGATATTTTATTAGATATGAAATATAAGTGGGTAAAATATCTTGCAACCGCAAAAGAAAATTCTGCGTCCAATAACAGGGTTGTGAGCAATGCCAATTCAGTTGCGCATGTTTTTAAGAATACCCACAAGGCCATGCATGAGACTTTGATGCTTGTTCCAACACActtccattctcatgcacaACACTGTCCAAACTTTCCATAGATTACAACTGGTAATCGACATTATCAAACTCTTTCCTAATAGCTGTCACAATGTCAACTTGCAGTTGCACGGGACATGTGAAAAATAATTGTACCTCCATATCTTCCTAACCAACGAAACATGGTAGTCTTTAAGATTTGCCCTAGTAAGAAGCATATTTTAGCGCTCTCCATAGAAAGACTTTCATCTTGAAAGGGACAAATGTTGACCACACGAGCTTGCTCCAAAACTTACAATCCAACTGGCTAAAATTCAACACCGCTTCGTAATATCCGATCTTCGCAAGATACATTGTTTTAACagtgaagttcccctttgtctcAAGGCCCCATCTAATATCATCCCATTTGCTGTTTTTTTCCCATATATAACCAAATACTAAAATCGTCATTTCATCTCCAACACTCCACATTTTTCCATAGTTGAAAGGGTCACAGCTTCCCACAATAGATCgctatacaaaaataaaaaccagACCTAATCAGAGTTGGCATGATATCCTCCTCTCAAAAGTGTTTGGAAAATCCTACTAAAGATTGATAGCCACACATACACATATGGACTAGCAAAAGTAAATCAAAGGAAAAAGCAATCATTTAATAGACAAAATCGTAAAACAAACGAAAATTAAAACTTGCAAAGTCAAGTTCCAAATCTTCTCTTCTCCAAGCATTCAAGTGTGAATAATAAGCAAAAGTGTGCATCTTAGTCTTCTCGAGGGTATATATGCCCTAGGTGTGTGAAAATAagttttttcaaataaaaatcagaCTTTgggtgaaaataaataaaattctgCAAAAATCGAGCGAAAGCACAGGTAAAGCACGCGGCCGACTTGAGGAGACGTGGCTAAGTCACACGGCCGCGTATCTAGGTCGCCTAGTTGCACTGAATTGTCTGCATCGACGTGCGGCCGTGCGAGTGGACTGTGCGCCGGTGTGCACGGTCGCGTGACGGGTTGACACACGAACTTCTCCTCATTCGTTCTCCTTCTTTCGATGTTCGAATTGAGCT is a window encoding:
- the LOC131001597 gene encoding stemmadenine O-acetyltransferase-like produces the protein MECEMISMEKIKPASATPHHLRIYKISLLDQLVLHAYASVILFFSGSSGGSSLQHLKDSLSQTLATFYPLAGVVRDALSVDCNDQGLVFYVAKVKGEIRDFLQNPNIELMNKFLPGGCNPEKPPCPGDNVMVIRLNCFDCGGIAMSIMFDHCVADLNSISTFLRCWAANARGCDQVSTLNCIAQSSFPQKPSLPRNLVPVYNLMKYWSVGKFVMRRYVFNASALSILKAELSSGGATPSRVDVVTAVIWKSFMAAAAADSAGKPFLMSHAVNLRRRAAPPFPDDSFGNFLWVATAVCSNPEEELKELVWEGKKEIRKIDGEFVRRVEGGCLEKWRNEMPEEGKWICFTSWANMGVYEVDLGWGKPVWVSRNVWDESHKETMFPNEMVTLIDTRDGRGIEAWIILNHKYVAAFEKNDEIVKYAQVNPAAL